GAAGCTATTTATGAAGAGAGAACCTATTTAAAACGATACGAGGAGACCTTATGACTGAACGTGATAAGATGCTGGCAGGTAAACCATACAAACCGGGTGATGAGGAATTAAAAAACATGCGTCTGCGTGCTCGCCAGTTGATGAAAGACTTTAATAATGAGGATGATGCTTCTAAACGAAGTAGCCTCCTCAAAGCTTGGTTTGGCTCAACCGGAGAAAACCTGCACATGGAACAGCCTTTCCGCTGTGATTATGGCAATAACATTTATGTCGGTGAGAATTTCTATGCTAACTTTAACCAGACCTTCCTAGATGTCTGCGAGATTCGCATCGGTGATAATGTCATGATTGGCCCCAATTGCCAGTTATTAACGCCCTTGCATCCTTTGGATCCGATCGAGCGTAATTCTGGAGTAGAATACGGTGCCCCAATAACCCTAGGGGACAATGTCTGGCTAGCTGGTGGCGTTACGGTTCTTCCCGGGGTGACTCTTGGAAATAACGTGGTAGTCGGTGCAGGAAGTGTTGTGACAAAATCGTTCCCTGATAATGTTGTTCTTGCGGGAAATCCTGCTAAGGTGATTAAGACGATTGATTAAGAAGAGAAAATCTTAGCTTGGCTAGGATTTTTTTTGATGTTTTTCCGAATAAATAAGTGGAGGATTAACATGAATAATTTTGAATTGTACAAACTAAAAAAAGCAGGTTTATCTAATCAGCATATCTTAAATATCCTAGATTACGAAGCTAAATATCAAAAATCCTTATCCCTTAGAGACCGTGCAGTAGTATCTAAATGTTCTAATCCAGTTGTTTTTATGGAGCATTATAAAAACTTGGATAGTAAGACCTTACGTCAAGAATTTCTAACCTTTCCTAGCATTTCCATCTTAGATGATGATTATCCTTTGGAACTCAAGGAAATCTATAATCCACCTGTACTTTTGTTTTATAAAGGAAATATTGATCTGCTTGAAAAACCAAAACTAGCAGTGGTTGGTGCTAGAAAATGTAGTGAGATAGGGACAAAGTCTATTCAGAAGATTATCACGGAACTGGAGAATCGTTTTGTGATTGTTAGCGGATTGGCGCGTGGTATTGATACGGCAGCTCATTTGTCTGCACTTAAAAATGGAGGAGCTAGTATTGGGATTATTGGAACAGGTCTTGATGTTTACTATCCCAAAGAAAATCAACGGTTACAGGATTTTATGATGCAAAACCATTTGGTCCTTTCAGAGTATGGTCCTGGTGAACAACCACTTAAATATCACTTTCCAGAGCGAAATCGTATTATTGCAGGGCTTTGTCAGGGAATTATTGTCGCTGAAGCTAAATTGCGCTCAGGAAGTTTAATCACTTGTGAGCGCGCATTAGAAGGAGGGAGAGATGTTTTTGCACTTCCGGGCAATATTTTAGATGGCAAGTCCGCTGGTTGTTTACAATTGATTCAAGAGGGTGCAAAGTGCATTACATCGGGATTTGATGTCTTGA
The sequence above is drawn from the Streptococcus pluranimalium genome and encodes:
- a CDS encoding sugar O-acetyltransferase; the encoded protein is MTERDKMLAGKPYKPGDEELKNMRLRARQLMKDFNNEDDASKRSSLLKAWFGSTGENLHMEQPFRCDYGNNIYVGENFYANFNQTFLDVCEIRIGDNVMIGPNCQLLTPLHPLDPIERNSGVEYGAPITLGDNVWLAGGVTVLPGVTLGNNVVVGAGSVVTKSFPDNVVLAGNPAKVIKTID
- the dprA gene encoding DNA-processing protein DprA, which translates into the protein MNNFELYKLKKAGLSNQHILNILDYEAKYQKSLSLRDRAVVSKCSNPVVFMEHYKNLDSKTLRQEFLTFPSISILDDDYPLELKEIYNPPVLLFYKGNIDLLEKPKLAVVGARKCSEIGTKSIQKIITELENRFVIVSGLARGIDTAAHLSALKNGGASIGIIGTGLDVYYPKENQRLQDFMMQNHLVLSEYGPGEQPLKYHFPERNRIIAGLCQGIIVAEAKLRSGSLITCERALEGGRDVFALPGNILDGKSAGCLQLIQEGAKCITSGFDVLSDYSF